In Rhodococcus rhodochrous, a single genomic region encodes these proteins:
- a CDS encoding ATP-dependent DNA ligase, with translation MDLPVVPPLAPMLAKVSSTVPSQPENGPDEWSYEPKWDGFRAIVFRDGDEVVLGSRGGKDLVRYFPELADAARAELPRRCVVDGEIVVPRDHDGSTRLDWQALSERIHPAASRVTMLAEQTPAVFVGFDLLALGDENLMETPFAERRARLRSEIGGGKSCHVTVATTDTDTARRWFEEFEGAGLDGVIAKRLDGLYVPDKREMLKLKHARTADCVLMGYRMHKSVGGIGSLLLGLFHDGELAMVGGASAFTRERREELLAELQPLRLGDDVVEQGEPTRWRSAVDRSWVPLRPERVVEVAYDQMEGVSGAGMRFRHAAKFLRWRPDRDPESCTFDQLEVPVRYDLSDVLDRTED, from the coding sequence GGACCTGCCTGTGGTGCCGCCGCTCGCCCCGATGCTCGCCAAGGTCTCCTCCACCGTCCCCTCCCAACCCGAGAACGGTCCCGACGAGTGGTCCTACGAACCCAAATGGGACGGTTTCCGGGCGATCGTCTTCCGCGACGGCGACGAGGTGGTTCTCGGTTCGCGCGGAGGCAAGGACCTCGTGCGCTACTTCCCGGAACTCGCCGATGCCGCGCGCGCCGAACTGCCCCGCAGGTGTGTGGTCGACGGGGAGATCGTCGTCCCGCGCGACCACGACGGCAGCACCCGGCTCGACTGGCAGGCGCTGTCCGAGCGGATCCATCCGGCCGCCAGCCGGGTCACGATGCTCGCGGAGCAGACACCGGCCGTGTTCGTCGGTTTCGATCTGCTCGCTCTCGGCGACGAGAACCTCATGGAGACCCCGTTCGCGGAGCGGCGCGCGCGGCTGCGATCCGAGATCGGCGGGGGTAAGAGCTGCCATGTCACGGTGGCCACGACCGACACCGATACCGCTCGCCGCTGGTTCGAGGAGTTCGAGGGCGCCGGGCTCGACGGCGTGATCGCCAAGCGGCTCGACGGGCTCTACGTGCCCGACAAGCGGGAGATGCTCAAACTCAAGCACGCTCGCACCGCCGACTGCGTTCTCATGGGTTACCGCATGCACAAGAGCGTCGGGGGCATCGGGTCGTTGCTGCTCGGGCTCTTTCACGACGGCGAGCTCGCGATGGTCGGCGGAGCCTCGGCATTCACGCGGGAGCGACGTGAGGAACTGCTCGCCGAACTGCAGCCGCTGCGACTCGGGGACGACGTCGTCGAGCAGGGTGAACCGACGCGGTGGCGTTCGGCGGTGGATCGCAGCTGGGTGCCGTTGCGTCCCGAACGTGTCGTGGAGGTCGCGTACGACCAGATGGAAGGTGTGTCGGGAGCGGGGATGCGGTTCCGGCACGCAGCGAAGTTCCTGCGGTGGCGTCCCGACCGCGACCCCGAGAGCTGCACGTTCGACCAACTGGAGGTGCCGGTGCGCTACGACCTGTCGGATGTGCTCGACCGGACGGAGGACTGA